The genome window TGAGCGCTCGCGTGAGATAGGAGCCGACTTTCCCTCCGCCGACGACGAGGATGAACACTATGCCGGAACCTCGGCGCGCGTCGCCTCTTTGAAGAGCTTCGCAAAATCGCTGATGGCGTCCGGTGCGACGACGGCCTGCACTTCATCCCCGCGCTCGAGCACCGCGTCGTCGGTCGCAACGACCGCCTTCCCCGGTCCGCGGCGAATCGCGCTGATGCGAATGCGCCCGCGCGACTCGATCTCCGAGACGCGCCGGCCTGCAGCCTCGTTTCCGACCACCGCGCAGAGCGCGGTCAAACGTCCGTAATCGAACGGCTGCATGCCGTTCCACGGCGCGTCGACCAGCCGATCGCGAATCAGCTTGGCGCCAACGGTTGTCGGGCAGACGGTCTCCACGCCCAGCTCCCGATACATCTGTCCGCGGGGCGGGTCGTAGATCCGCGCAACGATACGCTTGATCTCGAACATGCGCTGCGCGATGAGCGCCGCCATGATGTTGCGATTATCGCCGTCGGTGACGGCGACGAAACCGTCTGCCGAATCAGCGCCGGCGTTCCTCAAGACTTCGTAGTCAATGCCGTTGCCGACGACCATGTGACCGCGAAACTTCTGGCCGAGCCGCTTGAATGCGTTAGGGTTCTCATCGACGACGATCACTTCGTGGCCGTCAGCATCGAGGAGTTTCGCGAGCGCGGAGCCTACGCGACCGCACCCGACGATTAGGAATCTCATGTGCGCCTCGTGACCTTCATGCTGCGACGGCGCCGCCCCTTGCGCGGGGCCTCTCGAGCGAGCGAACAAGGCAAGAGAGGCCTGCGAGCCGGCGGCTGCGAAACCTCTCCATCCCTCGGGGCGTGGCTCAGCTTGGTAGAGCGCATCGTTCGGGACGATGAGGTCGCTGGTTCGAATCCAGTCGCCCCGAAGTTCCTCCCGCTGCTCCGTAAAAGGACCCGGCTCACCGGTTGTTTTCGCACTTCACTCCCGCGTCGTGGCGCGTCGTTCGGGCGGCCGAGCAAGAGTCTCGGAACCACAACGACTACTTCATCGGTGCCGAGCATTTGCTCGCGGCGCTCTTGGAGGAGCGCGACCCGGCCGTCCTCTCTGCACTCGGCGCATCCGGCATAGACCTTCACGAGGTTTACGCGGAGGTGCGCCGCTGTCTTGGCAATGCCGGGGAGCGGCTCTGGGAGGGAATATTGGTGACGCCGCGCGTGCGCACGATCGTCACCTTGGCCGAGCAAGCGGCGGCGGGTCGCGAGGTGACGCCGCTCGACCTCTTCAACGCGCTGCGCGCGGAGGGAGGGAGTACGGCCGCGCAGGTGCTGCGCAGGCTGGCTACACGAAACACGGCACCGGCCGCCGAATAGCTATCGACGTTGATGCACTTTCAGAACGCGGTCCTCGCGCTCGTCCATCACTATGGCTACTTAGGCCTGTTCGTCGGACTGACGCTCGGCAACGTCGGCTTTCCGGCCGGCGCCGAAGTGCTCGTTCCGACGGCTGGCGCGCTGGTCGCAAAAGGCCATCTGAGCCTCGCGCTCGTCTTCGTCTCGGCGCTCGGCGGCGAGCTCGTCGGCGGGACGCTCGGCTACGCCGTGGGCCGCTTTGGCGGGCGCACCGTGGCCGAGCGCTATGGCAAGTACGTCGGGTTCCACCACGAGCGGCTCGACGCAGTGCACGCCTTCTTCGAGCGCTGGGGAAGCTTTGCCGTCTTCATCTGCCGCTTCATTCCGATGGTGCGCGGTTTGTCGCCCTTCGTCGCCGGCGTCGCCGAAATGGATCTCATGCCGTTCTACGTGTGGACGCTGCTCGGCTCGGCGATCTTCTGCGGCGGCCTGGCGCTGCTCGGCTATGCTCTAGGATCTCGGCTCGATAGCGTTCTGCCGGCGCTCGATCGGTGGAAGTACGCGATCGTGTCGGGGGCCGTCGTGCTCGCCGCCACTCTCGCGCTGATTGCCCGCGCGCGCGGACGCCGCACGCCTCGCTCCCGTCCGTGACGGCGCAGCTCGAGAGCACGCTCGCGCAGATTCCCGACGCTCCCGGGGTCTACATGATGCTTGCGAAGGACGCAGAGACGCTCTACATCGGGAAGGCGGTCTCGCTGCGCAACCGCGTACGTTCGTACTTTCAAGAGCGTGCCGCGCACCATCCGCGCATCGCTGCGATGATCGAGCGCGTCGCGGACGTTCGAACGATCGTCGTCACGAACGAAATCGAAGCGCTGATCCTCGAAGCGAACCTTATCAAGCGGCACCAGCCCGCCTTCAACGTGCGTCTGCGCGATGATAAACGCTATCCGTATCTCAAGGTCACGAACGAGGCGTTTCCACGTATCGTCTTCACGCGGGTCGTGAAAGACGACGGCGCGCGCTACTTCGGGCCGTATACGAACGCGCAGGCGCTGCGCGAGCTGATCGACCTCGTCCGCTTGGTGTTCCCATTGCGTACGTGCCGCGAGCCCATCGACGGGCGCCGCAAACGCCCGTGCTTGCAGTACCATATCAAACGCTGCCTCGCCCCGTGCGTCGGCTTTCAATCCGAGGCGCAATACGATGCGATGATCGACGAAGTCGTGCTCTTTTTGGAAGGTAA of Candidatus Dormiibacterota bacterium contains these proteins:
- a CDS encoding TrkA family potassium uptake protein, coding for MRFLIVGCGRVGSALAKLLDADGHEVIVVDENPNAFKRLGQKFRGHMVVGNGIDYEVLRNAGADSADGFVAVTDGDNRNIMAALIAQRMFEIKRIVARIYDPPRGQMYRELGVETVCPTTVGAKLIRDRLVDAPWNGMQPFDYGRLTALCAVVGNEAAGRRVSEIESRGRIRISAIRRGPGKAVVATDDAVLERGDEVQAVVAPDAISDFAKLFKEATRAEVPA
- a CDS encoding Clp protease N-terminal domain-containing protein — protein: MFSHFTPASWRVVRAAEQESRNHNDYFIGAEHLLAALLEERDPAVLSALGASGIDLHEVYAEVRRCLGNAGERLWEGILVTPRVRTIVTLAEQAAAGREVTPLDLFNALRAEGGSTAAQVLRRLATRNTAPAAE
- a CDS encoding DedA family protein, whose product is MHFQNAVLALVHHYGYLGLFVGLTLGNVGFPAGAEVLVPTAGALVAKGHLSLALVFVSALGGELVGGTLGYAVGRFGGRTVAERYGKYVGFHHERLDAVHAFFERWGSFAVFICRFIPMVRGLSPFVAGVAEMDLMPFYVWTLLGSAIFCGGLALLGYALGSRLDSVLPALDRWKYAIVSGAVVLAATLALIARARGRRTPRSRP